CGGTTTCGCAAGTAATACATCCGGCATTTGTTCTTATTCCGTATTTTTCGCGCTGATCTGTAAGTTTTTTTACTTGATCTTTATTTAGAGTTTTTATACTTCCAACTTGCTGAGCAACAAAAGCAATATGAGCAAAATGCTCGAGCGTTTCCATTTTGTGATATGCATTTAAAACATCTTTCCCGACAGTTAAAGCTCCATGATTTGCTAATAAAAATGCATCATAATCTTTAAGCAAAGGAACAACCGGTTTGTAAAATTCATCAGTTCCGGGAGTACCATATTCAACAATTGGAATATTGCCTAATGCAATTATTACTTCGGGCAATACGCATTTATCAAGCGGAATTCCGGCAACTGCAAATCCAGTTGCATACGGTGGGTGCGAATGACAAACACTTCGAACATCTGGTCTATCTTTATATACTTGAAGATGCATAAAAACTTCAGATGAAGCTTTTTTATTTCCATTCAAAGTTTTACCATTCATATCAACAACAACCATCATATCCGGAGTTAAGAAACCCTTACTAACACCGGTTGGAGTAATAACAACTTTTTCATCATCAACTTTTGCACTTATATTTCCATCATTCGATGCTACATAACCGCGGTCATACATTCTTTTACCCACTTCAACAATTTGCTTTTTTAGGGTAATTAGATTATAACTCATTTTAATTCTCCTATATTTTTACCTTACTTGGAGTTTGGTAAAATGGTTTCAACATCTGCGTGAGGTCTTGGGATTACATGAACGGAAACTAATTCTCCAACTCTTTGTGCTGCAGAAGCTCCAGCGTCAGTAGCAGCTTTAACAGCTCCAACGTCACCTCTAACCATTACTGTAACGTATCCTCCACCAATTATTTCTTTTCCGATTAGACTTACGTTTGCTGCTTTTACCATCGCGTCAGCTGCTTCAATTGCGCCGACTAATCCTTTAGTTTCTATCATTCCAAGTGCTTCCAATTTCATTTTTTCTCCTTTATATTATGATTTGTTATACAATTTTTAATGCATTACTTATTGCAATTCTTCTAACTCTAGTAAAATCTTTTG
The nucleotide sequence above comes from Ignavibacteriota bacterium. Encoded proteins:
- a CDS encoding class II aldolase/adducin family protein — protein: MSYNLITLKKQIVEVGKRMYDRGYVASNDGNISAKVDDEKVVITPTGVSKGFLTPDMMVVVDMNGKTLNGNKKASSEVFMHLQVYKDRPDVRSVCHSHPPYATGFAVAGIPLDKCVLPEVIIALGNIPIVEYGTPGTDEFYKPVVPLLKDYDAFLLANHGALTVGKDVLNAYHKMETLEHFAHIAFVAQQVGSIKTLNKDQVKKLTDQREKYGIRTNAGCITCETEGTCEIHNGDKTSTNFDFNNLSQLEKDKLINEITDAILSKLK
- the eutM gene encoding ethanolamine utilization microcompartment protein EutM; amino-acid sequence: MKLEALGMIETKGLVGAIEAADAMVKAANVSLIGKEIIGGGYVTVMVRGDVGAVKAATDAGASAAQRVGELVSVHVIPRPHADVETILPNSK